The Raphanus sativus cultivar WK10039 chromosome 2, ASM80110v3, whole genome shotgun sequence genome includes a region encoding these proteins:
- the LOC108830012 gene encoding dolichol-phosphate mannose synthase subunit 2 — protein sequence MELADRAVGLLLSSISLSIFTYYTFWVIILPFVDSDHFIHKYFLPQDYAILVPVFAGVTLLSLLSVFIGMVMLKSKKKKA from the exons ATGGAGTTAGCGGATCGAGCAGTGGGGCTTCTGTTATCTTCAATCAGCTTATCCATATTCACCTACTATACTTTCTGGGTCATCATCCTC CCATTTGTAGATAGTGATCACTTCATCCACAAGTACTTCTTGCCCCAAGACTATGCCATTCTCGTACCTGTCTTTGCCGGCGTgactctcctctctctcctttCCGTGTTCATCGGCATGGTCATGCTCAAATCCAAAAAGAAGAAGGCTTGA